CTTTCGCGGCCCGATCTCCGGCGCCAGGTTCGCTGCCGCGCCGCTCCCCTGCGCCAGCCGAAATCCGCAGTCGGGGCAGAACTGGAATCCAGGCCCGATCCTGGCGCCGCAGTTCGGGCAGCCCGGCACCGCCGCACTCCCGCAGACATGACAGAAGGGCTTCCCCGCTATCAGTTCGGTACCGCAATTGACGCAGTGCATTGCGAAACCTTCGCCTTGAACCAAGGCTGAGTCAAGACGACCCGACGGCGCGCTAGCCGTCTCCGCTCAGCTTCTTGTACCGCAGCAAGTGGTGGATCGCCTGCGTGTGGCGGCCGAGCCGTTCAAGCAGGCGTCCGAGGTTGAAGTGCGCATCGGCAAAGACCGGATCCAGCGACACGGCACGCTGGTAGTGAGACAGCGCGGCGGTCGTGTCACACTGGTCCTCCAACGCCAACGCCAGATTATAGTGACCGATGGGGTCGTTCGGGTCACACTCCAGCGCCAGGTGGTAGAGGCGCGCCGCCTCGGCGAGGTCGCCGCTTTCGTGCGTCAGCCGACCCAGATTGATGTAGGCATCGCCCAGCTTGGGATCGAACTCCAAGGCGCGGCGATAGGCGGTGCGCGCGGCCGCCGGATCCTTCCCCTCCTGCGCCAGACCCAGATCGAACCAGGCCATCGCTTCTTCCCTGGGGTCTCGCAACGGCGCCGAGCGTCGCTTGCGCCGGCACTGCACCGGCACCACGACGCCGGCCCGGCGCGCCAACTCGTCCACGGCGAAGCTGAAGACCACCTGCCCGCTGTCGGGTTGCCATGCCGCGCGACCGTCGCGTGCGACCACCTGGCGGCCGTCGGCATAGATGCGCACTCCGGACAACGGCCGGCTCGGCGGCAGTTGCCGGGCCAACTCGGCGAGCGCGAGCCGCACGCGTCGCGGCGGCACTTCCGCCTTCAGCAGGCCGTGCGCGGCCCGCAGG
This genomic interval from Candidatus Binatia bacterium contains the following:
- a CDS encoding tetratricopeptide repeat protein encodes the protein MASANVFRTSEVARILGTTPQRVRTMVRFGLERPARRGRALEFGFQDLVLLRAAHGLLKAEVPPRRVRLALAELARQLPPSRPLSGVRIYADGRQVVARDGRAAWQPDSGQVVFSFAVDELARRAGVVVPVQCRRKRRSAPLRDPREEAMAWFDLGLAQEGKDPAAARTAYRRALEFDPKLGDAYINLGRLTHESGDLAEAARLYHLALECDPNDPIGHYNLALALEDQCDTTAALSHYQRAVSLDPVFADAHFNLGRLLERLGRHTQAIHHLLRYKKLSGDG